The genomic segment CTAGAGGTCAAACCTATGGAAGTGGCAGTAAAATGGAATGCGGGGTTTTGTGCTCTTTTTTTAGCCGAGGGAATCCTCTTTGCATACTTTTGGCACTAACGTTTTGTGGGTGATTCATTGTTATTTTGTAAGCAGCAAAAGATATACTGCGAAATTAAAAAGAAGAACAAGCCGATGTTGTCGCTTGTTCTTCTTTTTAATGGTGCGCCCTGGCATGGGCGCAGTCTATAATTACTGTTAAGAGGAAAAGTTTGGATAAAAGTATAGCAGCGGTCGGAGCGTTAGCCCCTATATACGAAGAAGCGGTTGCACCGGCATTTTAAAATTTAAAATACTAGTGCAACCGCCCCTCTTGAATGATTCCCTCAATACAACGTAATAAACAACTTTTCATGAAGCTGCGGCGAAGGCAATGGCGGGAAGATCATTACTGCATTAACCCGATATAGACATCCATATCGATATCGTCAACGGCAAAGGTGACTACGACCACTTTCGCTACGGCAAGCAGTACTTGTCCGTCTTTGCCAATCAGTATAGTCGGTGGTGAAATATCAAGTCCGCTAATCTCCGCCTGACTGAAAAAGGTACAGGCATTAGCACACACCATATTTCCCAGCTCGGAAATGGCACTTTGGGCCAAACTGTTAAATTCGGTAATTTCCATGCCGCCCATCATTTTTCCGGCAAC from the Veillonellales bacterium genome contains:
- a CDS encoding chemotaxis protein CheX; this encodes MDVKMINPILDAFANIIPQLGFAKIERKGLSLSGNTLLNKGVLINISVVGPLKGSILIGMSLDGAKKVAGKMMGGMEITEFNSLAQSAISELGNMVCANACTFFSQAEISGLDISPPTILIGKDGQVLLAVAKVVVVTFAVDDIDMDVYIGLMQ